One Bacillota bacterium genomic region harbors:
- the spoIIIAE gene encoding stage III sporulation protein AE translates to MSDLGSTANAARTGAASLPRMRGVQVARLLLPTIARGRVMARAFAAITAALVVFAGLSTCAFLAGSGESVYAQTLPQADGVFSSAPSPRTPGTGKAASPDDVVRAQMEAMDASVLEGFLRDVDADVKEFFPELDLPSMLRSPQRAAGRLDLWGIAVGIARLLAAEVRASFSLLGQLIVIAVMCSVLAEFATGLGAEQATGIARAACFMVLAVIAVNSFLLATRVATGAVDRMTSFVHSATPLLFTLLAAAGGVTSAAVMSPAVVAAAGTTSAFVNDLVFPLIFLSAVLNVTSMITERVQLTRLATLLRDGAVAALGGFTTLFVGVMAVRGVGAAVTDTLSIRAAKFVSGTFIPVVGKMFSDAIAMVASCSVLIQSGLSVVGLLGVFMICIVPAAKIFVVAAMYRIASALVQPMGDEQLARCLGDLGNTLVMVLVSLAVSAFAFVAAITVVAGLANLTAAMR, encoded by the coding sequence ATGAGTGACTTGGGTTCAACGGCGAACGCCGCGCGAACGGGGGCGGCGAGCCTCCCGCGCATGCGAGGAGTCCAGGTGGCTCGGCTGCTCCTCCCGACCATCGCCCGCGGCCGGGTGATGGCGCGAGCCTTTGCGGCCATCACGGCCGCCTTGGTTGTGTTTGCGGGTCTGTCCACTTGCGCTTTCCTCGCGGGCTCGGGCGAGAGCGTGTACGCGCAGACGTTGCCCCAGGCGGACGGCGTGTTCTCATCCGCTCCTTCACCGCGGACCCCGGGCACGGGCAAGGCTGCGTCGCCCGACGATGTCGTGAGGGCGCAGATGGAGGCCATGGACGCTTCTGTGCTGGAAGGCTTCCTCAGGGATGTGGACGCGGACGTCAAGGAGTTCTTTCCAGAGCTCGATCTCCCCTCCATGCTGAGATCTCCTCAGCGTGCGGCGGGACGGCTGGATCTCTGGGGGATTGCCGTGGGCATCGCGAGGCTGCTCGCGGCCGAAGTGCGGGCGAGCTTCTCCTTGCTCGGACAGCTCATCGTGATCGCCGTCATGTGTTCCGTCCTGGCGGAGTTCGCGACCGGCCTGGGAGCGGAGCAGGCCACGGGGATCGCACGGGCAGCGTGTTTCATGGTGCTGGCCGTCATAGCGGTGAACAGCTTCCTCCTGGCGACGCGCGTCGCAACCGGCGCCGTGGACAGGATGACGTCGTTCGTACATTCCGCGACGCCCCTTCTCTTCACGCTGCTCGCGGCGGCTGGAGGCGTCACGTCCGCTGCAGTGATGAGCCCGGCGGTGGTGGCCGCAGCGGGAACCACCAGCGCTTTCGTGAACGACTTGGTGTTTCCGCTCATATTCCTCTCCGCTGTGCTGAACGTGACGAGCATGATAACAGAGCGCGTCCAGCTCACGCGGTTGGCTACCCTCCTGCGCGACGGGGCCGTGGCGGCGCTCGGCGGCTTCACGACGTTGTTCGTGGGCGTGATGGCAGTGCGGGGCGTGGGCGCTGCCGTTACGGACACTCTCTCCATCAGGGCTGCGAAGTTTGTCTCTGGAACGTTCATACCCGTCGTCGGCAAGATGTTTTCAGATGCCATCGCCATGGTTGCGAGCTGTTCCGTTCTCATCCAAAGCGGACTTTCGGTCGTGGGCCTTCTCGGAGTGTTCATGATATGTATCGTGCCCGCGGCCAAGATCTTCGTGGTCGCCGCGATGTACAGGATAGCGAGCGCCTTGGTGCAGCCCATGGGAGACGAGCAGTTGGCGCGCTGTCTCGGGGATCTCGGTAATACCCTCGTGATGGTCCTCGTCTCCCTCGCCGTATCCGCGTTCGCGTTCGTCGCGGCTATCACCGTGGTGGCAGGCCTAGCCAACCTAACCGCGGCAATGAGATAG
- the spoIIIAD gene encoding stage III sporulation protein AD: MDIARVLAVCVVATVIVVLLRSQRPDVAVWLSIVTGVVVFSAMLGHISYLVRALTDIASRTKSGNVYFNTVLKVIGVAYLAGFGAEVCRDAGEGAIATKLEFAGKVMILVMALPVLVAVLETITRFLR, translated from the coding sequence TTGGACATCGCCAGGGTGCTTGCTGTGTGCGTCGTAGCAACGGTCATAGTGGTCCTTCTGAGGTCTCAGAGGCCGGACGTAGCCGTCTGGCTCAGCATTGTGACAGGCGTCGTGGTTTTCTCGGCAATGCTGGGCCACATTAGCTACCTGGTGCGAGCATTGACCGATATAGCGTCGAGGACCAAGTCGGGCAACGTCTACTTCAATACCGTGCTGAAAGTCATCGGCGTCGCGTACCTCGCGGGGTTCGGCGCGGAGGTGTGCCGGGACGCGGGGGAAGGCGCGATCGCGACGAAGCTCGAGTTCGCGGGGAAAGTGATGATTCTCGTCATGGCGCTGCCGGTGCTCGTCGCGGTGCTCGAGACTATCACGCGGTTCTTGCGGTAA
- a CDS encoding stage III sporulation protein AC, producing the protein MPGVDVVFRVAGIGIISIVVALIFEQVGRKDFAWASTVIGAALILGIALLQFKTLLDDILTVFRLW; encoded by the coding sequence ATGCCAGGCGTGGACGTAGTCTTCAGAGTTGCCGGGATAGGCATCATCTCCATCGTGGTCGCCCTCATCTTCGAGCAGGTGGGCAGAAAGGACTTCGCCTGGGCCTCAACGGTCATCGGCGCCGCCCTGATCTTGGGCATAGCGCTCCTCCAGTTCAAAACGCTCTTGGACGACATCTTGACGGTTTTCAGGCTTTGGTAG
- a CDS encoding stage III sporulation protein AB: MLRFLGAALVVGSAALIGNQVARNYAERPRELADISSSFAHLQTEISYARTPLAEALTRACGSRRGAGARIFRAAADLIRGSELLPGEAWRAAVLSVYGWSALAAEDRDVLLAFGETLGACGAEDQLRHVVLARERLRENEARARDEAERMARMWRYLGVTVGAMVALLLY, translated from the coding sequence GTGTTGAGGTTTCTGGGCGCTGCCCTGGTTGTAGGGTCAGCTGCGCTCATCGGAAACCAAGTAGCGCGCAACTATGCGGAACGTCCTCGGGAGCTTGCGGACATATCATCGTCCTTCGCGCATCTCCAGACGGAGATCTCTTACGCGAGGACGCCCCTGGCTGAGGCTTTGACGCGCGCGTGCGGGAGTCGACGTGGCGCGGGCGCCCGGATATTCCGCGCCGCGGCGGACCTCATCAGAGGGTCCGAGCTCCTTCCGGGGGAAGCGTGGCGCGCGGCGGTGCTATCCGTGTACGGGTGGTCCGCCCTGGCTGCAGAGGATCGCGACGTCTTGCTGGCGTTCGGGGAGACCCTCGGGGCGTGCGGCGCCGAAGATCAACTCCGTCACGTCGTCCTCGCGCGAGAGCGCCTGCGGGAAAACGAGGCAAGAGCGCGGGACGAGGCGGAACGTATGGCAAGGATGTGGCGGTACCTCGGGGTCACAGTTGGCGCCATGGTGGCTCTCCTCCTCTATTGA
- the spoIIIAA gene encoding stage III sporulation protein AA translates to MDDVIIDEIAPCLPARLRSALLTLPTELLARTHEIRLRRGRPVMLIAGRDEAFLASQGGVARGPEECYILSDQEAVAALQLMAGASVYAFDDELRQGYITLRGGHRVGIVGRAVVQDGAVKIIKDISGFCIRVSHEVLGAADAVMPHLVKSRDRLFHTLIVSPPRCGKTTLLRDIARQASDGAPSLGLSGLRVGIVDERSEIAACFAGLPQNTVGLRTDVLDACPKAAGMIMLVRSMSPDLVATDEIGREEDAVAVREVMNAGVSVVVTAHGESHEDVARRPALRCLFEAQMFERVVILSSAEGPGTVETILDLRTGKALFTRPARQGSTANEGEGTL, encoded by the coding sequence GTGGACGACGTGATTATCGATGAGATCGCGCCATGCCTCCCGGCGAGGCTGCGATCTGCGCTGCTGACGCTGCCCACCGAGCTCCTCGCGAGGACTCACGAGATTCGCCTCAGGCGCGGCCGCCCGGTGATGCTCATCGCCGGACGCGACGAAGCGTTTCTCGCCTCACAGGGGGGAGTCGCGCGAGGCCCGGAGGAGTGCTACATACTGAGCGATCAGGAAGCGGTCGCTGCCCTTCAGCTCATGGCGGGGGCGTCTGTATACGCATTTGACGACGAGCTCCGCCAGGGTTACATAACGCTGCGCGGCGGTCACAGGGTCGGCATCGTCGGCCGGGCCGTGGTCCAGGACGGCGCGGTCAAGATCATCAAGGACATATCCGGCTTCTGCATAAGGGTATCCCACGAAGTCCTTGGGGCGGCGGACGCGGTGATGCCTCACCTCGTCAAGTCCCGCGATCGTCTCTTTCACACCCTCATCGTGTCGCCCCCACGCTGCGGCAAGACGACGCTCCTTCGCGACATAGCACGGCAGGCGAGCGACGGGGCACCATCGCTGGGCCTTTCCGGCCTCCGAGTGGGCATCGTGGACGAGCGCTCGGAGATAGCCGCCTGCTTCGCAGGTCTTCCTCAGAACACGGTGGGTCTGCGCACAGACGTTCTCGACGCGTGCCCGAAAGCCGCGGGCATGATCATGCTGGTAAGATCGATGTCCCCCGATCTCGTGGCCACCGACGAGATCGGCAGGGAGGAAGACGCAGTGGCCGTCCGCGAGGTGATGAACGCGGGGGTCAGCGTCGTGGTGACTGCCCACGGTGAGTCGCACGAGGACGTGGCGAGGCGTCCCGCCCTTCGGTGCCTTTTCGAGGCACAGATGTTCGAGAGGGTCGTGATCCTGAGCTCTGCGGAAGGCCCGGGCACCGTCGAGACCATCCTGGACTTGAGGACTGGCAAGGCCCTTTTCACGCGCCCCGCCCGCCAGGGGTCTACGGCAAACGAGGGGGAGGGGACTCTTTGA
- the efp gene encoding elongation factor P: MISTNDFHTGLTIELDGEVYTVVDFQHVKPGKGSAFVRSRLKNVKTGYVVERTFRAGEKLPRAHIEYREMQYLYSSGDENHFMDTSTYEQLVLSNETLGHAKKYLKENMVIGVQMYEGSPIGVELPNFVELAVVETDPGLRGDTATGGSKPATLETGAVVQVPLFVNVGDVIRVDTRTDQYLERV; the protein is encoded by the coding sequence ATGATATCTACTAACGACTTCCATACAGGACTTACCATCGAGCTCGACGGCGAGGTCTACACCGTGGTGGACTTCCAGCACGTGAAGCCCGGCAAGGGTTCGGCGTTCGTCCGTTCCAGACTGAAGAACGTGAAAACCGGGTACGTGGTGGAGCGAACCTTCCGAGCGGGTGAGAAGCTTCCGAGAGCTCACATCGAGTACAGGGAGATGCAGTACCTTTACAGCTCGGGCGACGAGAACCATTTCATGGACACGTCCACCTATGAGCAGCTGGTACTGAGCAACGAGACGCTCGGACACGCGAAGAAGTACTTGAAGGAGAACATGGTCATCGGGGTCCAAATGTACGAAGGCTCTCCCATCGGAGTGGAGCTCCCGAACTTCGTCGAGCTTGCCGTCGTGGAAACCGACCCCGGCCTGCGTGGCGACACCGCCACCGGGGGATCGAAGCCCGCCACCCTTGAGACAGGCGCGGTGGTCCAGGTGCCTCTCTTCGTGAACGTCGGCGACGTCATCAGGGTGGACACGCGCACAGACCAGTACCTCGAGAGGGTGTAA
- a CDS encoding Xaa-Pro peptidase family protein has protein sequence MACMSTRLQSLRDRLAEHGIDALLVTRPENRRYITGFTGSSGVVVVSRDHAVLITDFRYVEQASSQAPGFRIVKHGVKMVEALKSVLEEVGVSSLGFEKDVVTFKQHETFCSELPGVKLVPVEGVVEKMRMVKDEDEIEKIRRAEALGDAAFSHILTVLKPGMTEIEVATEMEWFMRRNGAERTGFDVIVASGANGAMPHAVASSKRLVPGELIVLDFGAVVEGYRGDATRTVVLGRASREQREVYGIVLRAQEAALERIRAGMKGEEAHEIAQRVIEDAGYGDNFGHGLGHGVGLAVHEEPRLAPMSSTVLEPGMVVSVEPGIYLPGRFGVRIEDLVVVEDGGVRNLTTAPKELIEV, from the coding sequence ATGGCTTGCATGTCGACGAGACTGCAGAGTCTTCGCGACCGTCTCGCGGAGCACGGAATCGACGCCCTCCTCGTGACGCGGCCGGAGAACAGGCGGTATATCACGGGATTCACCGGGTCGTCGGGAGTTGTGGTGGTATCCCGGGATCACGCCGTGCTCATCACGGATTTTCGTTACGTTGAGCAGGCCTCTTCCCAAGCGCCGGGGTTTCGCATCGTGAAGCACGGCGTGAAGATGGTCGAGGCTCTCAAGTCGGTCCTCGAGGAAGTCGGCGTCTCCAGCCTCGGGTTCGAAAAGGACGTCGTCACGTTCAAGCAGCACGAGACGTTCTGTTCCGAGCTCCCGGGGGTCAAGCTGGTGCCGGTAGAAGGCGTCGTCGAGAAGATGCGGATGGTGAAGGACGAGGATGAGATCGAGAAGATCCGGCGCGCGGAGGCGCTGGGGGACGCCGCGTTCTCGCACATACTCACCGTGCTCAAGCCCGGCATGACGGAGATCGAAGTCGCCACCGAGATGGAGTGGTTCATGAGAAGGAACGGGGCCGAGAGGACGGGTTTCGACGTCATCGTCGCGTCCGGCGCCAACGGAGCCATGCCTCACGCCGTGGCCAGCAGCAAGCGGCTCGTCCCAGGAGAGCTCATCGTGCTCGACTTCGGAGCTGTCGTTGAGGGCTACAGAGGCGATGCCACGCGCACGGTTGTCTTGGGCCGGGCGTCTCGCGAGCAACGGGAGGTATACGGGATAGTGCTGCGGGCGCAGGAGGCAGCGCTGGAGAGGATAAGGGCCGGAATGAAGGGCGAGGAAGCTCATGAGATAGCTCAACGCGTCATCGAAGACGCGGGCTACGGCGATAACTTCGGTCACGGGCTCGGACACGGTGTGGGCCTTGCCGTTCATGAGGAGCCGCGCCTCGCTCCCATGTCCTCCACGGTGCTCGAGCCCGGCATGGTGGTGAGCGTTGAGCCCGGCATCTACTTGCCGGGGAGGTTTGGGGTGCGCATCGAGGACCTGGTCGTCGTGGAGGACGGGGGCGTGCGCAACCTCACGACAGCACCAAAGGAGCTCATCGAGGTGTAG